A single window of Eucalyptus grandis isolate ANBG69807.140 chromosome 1, ASM1654582v1, whole genome shotgun sequence DNA harbors:
- the LOC104425378 gene encoding LOW QUALITY PROTEIN: CDPK-related kinase 1 (The sequence of the model RefSeq protein was modified relative to this genomic sequence to represent the inferred CDS: inserted 1 base in 1 codon; deleted 1 base in 1 codon; substituted 1 base at 1 genomic stop codon): MGPGHGMLIETQQTQSRLTANSLQQTTHEGGECEIGLDKNFGFSNQFLAQYEMGKEIXGRFGCTYSAKAKEGSLKGQEVAVKVLPKSKMTAATDIDDVRREVQILRALNERIQHQNIIQFCDAYEDEGNVYIVMELCQGRELFHRISSRGGNYSEEDAKAVMVQILSAVAFCHLQGVIHRDLKPENFLFATADENSPLKLIDFGLSAYINPGXNYRLNFKIFPSVDSVELDLICEISAGGRLKDLVGSKFTVAPDVLCASYGTEADMWSIGVIAYLLLCGAPPFWGQNQSEIFQVIRKKEPSFDEDSWPSRSPEAIDFVKRLLNKNYRGRLTAAQALCHPWLVSHHDVKIPLDMMVCRLVIAYIRSSPRQKEALQTLAKTLTEAQLAYLRKQFALLRPKRNGLISMQDFQKAVTKKSTEAMKHSGTLDYANEVFGSACGAEFDFQKFCAAAISADQLAGTASLEEYAREAFKHFPKKERRLGTSQPQTTFNEFIKLLHDHSQTI, translated from the exons ATGGGACCCGGTCATGGAATGCTCATCGAAACCCAGCAAACTCAATCCCGACTCACTGCAAATTCCCTTCAACAGACCACCCATGAAGGGGGTGAGTGTGAGATTGGTTTGGACAAGAATTTCGGGTTTTCAAACCAGTTCCTGGCGCAGTATGAGATGGGTAAGGAGA GGGGGCGGTTTGGGTGCACATACTCTGCCAAGGCCAAGGAGGGCAGCTTGAAGGGCCAAGAAGTTGCTGTCAAAGTCCTCCCTAAATCCAAG ATGACAGCAGCAACTGATATAGATGACGTGAGAAGAGAAGTGCAGATTTTGCGGGCATTAAATGAACGAATTCAACATCAGAACATAATCCAGTTTTGTGATGCCTATGAAGATGAAGGCAACGTTTACATAGTCATGGA GCTTTGTCAAGGACGTGAGTTATTTCATAGAATATCTTCAAG GGGTGGAAATTACTCTGAAGAAGATGCAAAGGCTGTTATGGTTCAGATATTAAGCGCTGTAGCCTTCTGTCATCTCCAAGGAGTTATCCATCGTGACCTAAAGCCAGAG aattttctttttgcgaCAGCTGATGAGAACTCTCCTCTTAAGCTCATTGACTTTGGACTTTCTGCATATATAAATCCAGGTTAGAACTACAGATTGAACTTTAAGATATTCCCATCTGTTGACAGTGTGGAGTTGGACTTAATTTGTGAAATCTCTGCAGGTGGCAGGTTGAAGGATCTTGTGGGAAGCAAATTTACTGTAGCTCCTGATGTTCTATGTGCATCCTACGGAACTGAAGCAGACATGTGGAGTATTGGTGTCATTGCCTATTTGTTACTATGTGGTGCTCCACCT TTTTGGGGGCAGAATCAATCTGAAATATTCCAGGTGATTCGGAAGAAAGAACCAAGTTTTGATGAAGACTCATGGCCTTCTCGATCCCCTGAGGCAATTGATTTTGTGAAGAGATTGTTGAACAAGAATTACAGAGGGAGACTGACCGCTGCCCAGGCTTTGT GTCATCCTTGGCTGGTTTCTCACCATGATGTCAAGATACCACTAGATATGATGGTCTGTAGGCTTGTAATAGCCTATATAAGGTCATCTCCTCGACAAAAAGAAGCTTTGCAG ACTCTTGCAAAGACATTGACAGAGGCTCAGCTAGCTTACCTCAGGAAACAGTTTGCATTATTACGCCCAAAGAGAAACGGTTTAATTTCCATGCAGGATTTTCAGAAG GCTGTGACAAAGAAGTCTACCGAGGCTATGAAGCATTCAGGGACTCTTGATTATGCCAATGAG GTTTTTGGTTCGGCATGTGGAGCAGAGTTTGATTTCCAAAAATTCTGTGCGGCTGCCATAAGTGCTGATCAGCTGGCGGGAACAGCGAGTTTGGAAGAATATGCAAGGGAGGCTTTTAAGCATTTCCCCAAAAAG GAACGTAGGCTCGGCACCTCACAACCGCAGACAACTTTCAACGAATTCATCAAACTACTACATGATCATTCGCAGACTATTTAA